One region of Cucurbita pepo subsp. pepo cultivar mu-cu-16 chromosome LG03, ASM280686v2, whole genome shotgun sequence genomic DNA includes:
- the LOC111791702 gene encoding ubiquitin carboxyl-terminal hydrolase 12-like, whose translation MTMMTPPPLDQEDEEMLVPHSDVVEGPQPMEAQVEPPGTMENQQVEDPPPIKFTWRIENFSRLTMKKYYSDSFSVGGYKWRILLFPKGNNVDHLSMYLDVADSTTLPYGWSRYAQFSLAVVNHVHKKYSIRKDTKHQFNARESDWGFTSFMPLSDLYDPSRGYLVNDTCVVEAEVLVRKVLDYWSYDSKKETGFVGLKNQGATCYMNSLLQTLYHIPYFRKAVYHMPTTENDMPSGSIPLALQSLFYKLQFNVSSGATKELTKSFGWDTYDSFMQHDVQELNRVLCEKLEDKMKGTVVEGTIQQLFEGHHMNYIECINVDYKSTRKESFYDLQLDVKGCNDVYASFDKYVEVERLEGDNKYHAEEHGLQDAKKGVLFIDFPPVLQLQLKRFEYDFMRDTMVKINDRYEFPLQLDLDRENGKYLSPEADRSVRNLYTLHSVLVHSGGVHGGHYYAFIRPTLSDQWYKFDDERVTKEDTKRALEEQYGGEEELPQTNPGFNNTPFKFTKYSNAYMLVYIRESDKEKIICNVDEKDIAEHLRIRLKKEQEEKEDKRRYKAQAHLYAIIKVARDVDLQEQIGKDIYFDLVDHDKVRSFRIQKQIPFNLFKEEVAKEYGIPVQFQRFWIWAKRQNHTYRPNRPLTPQEEAQSVGQLREASNKANNAELKLFLEVELGXDLHPIIPPEKNKDDILLFFKLYDPEKGELRYVGRLFMKSTTKPVEILDKLNKMAGFDPDQEIELFEEIKFEPCVMCEHLDKRTSFRLSQIEDGDIICFQKSPIDSEECKYPDVPSFLEYVHNRQVVHFRTLEKPKEDDFCIELSKVQTYDEVVEKLAERIGLDDPSKIRLTAHNCYSQQPKPQPIKYRGVDHLSDMLVHYNQMSDILYYEVLDIPLPELQGLKNLKVAFHHSTKDEVVIHNIRLPKQSTVGDVINLLKTKVELSHPDAELRLLEVFYHKIYKIFPHNERIENINDQYWTLRVEEIPEEEKNLGPQDRLIHVYHFSKETAQNQMQVQNFGEPFFLVIHEGETLADVKVRIQKKLQVPDEEFSNWKFAFFSLGRPEYLQDSDVVSNRFQRRDIYGAWEQYLGLEHSDTTPKRSYAVNHNRATYEKPVKIYN comes from the exons ATGACTATGATGACTCCTCCACCTCTTGAT CAAGAAGACGAGGAGATGCTTGTGCCGCATTCGGATGTAGTGGAGGGTCCTCAGCCAATGGAAG CTCAAGTGGAGCCTCCTGGCACCATGGAGAACCAGCAAGTGGAGGATCCCCCACCTATAAAATTCACATGGAGAATTGAGAACTTCTCTAGGTTAACCATGAAAAAGTATTATTCTGACTCGTTTTCTGTTGGAGGATATAAATG GCGAATATTACTTTTTCCAAAAGGAAACAATGTTGACCACTTGTCAATGTATTTGGATGTTGCCGACTCTACCACGTTGCCTTACGGGTGGAGTAGATATGCACAGTTCAGCTTGGCTGTGGTTAATCATGTCCATAAAAAGTATTCAATACGAAAGG ACACAAAACACCAATTCAATGCTAGAGAAAGTGATTGGGGTTTTACATCATTCATGCCTCTTAGTGATCTTTATGATCCTAGTCGAGGGTACCTTGTAAATGACACGTGTGTTGTTGAAGCTGAGGTTCTAGTTCGTAAGGTTCTTGATTACTGGTCCTATgattcaaagaaagaaactggATTTGTGGGTCTTAAGAACCAAGGGGCAACTTGTTACATGAATTCTCTTCTTCAGACACTTTACCATATACCTTATTTTAGAAAG GCTGTTTACCATATGCCGACAACTGAGAATGACATGCCTTCAGGAAGCATCCCTTTGGCTCTTCAAAGTCTGTTCTATAAACTTCAATTTAATGTCAGCAGTGGTGCAACTAAAGAGCTTACTAAGTCCTTTGGATGGGATACTTATGATTCTTTTATGCAACACGATGTGCAAGAACTCAATAGGGTTTTGTGTGAAAAGCTTGAAGATAAAATGAAG GGAACTGTTGTGGAGGGGACAATACAACAGTTATTTGAGGGGCATCACATGAATTACATAGAATGCATTAATGTTGACTACAAATCTACGAGAAAGGAATCATTTTATG ATCTACAGCTTGATGTGAAAGGTTGTAATGATGTCTATGCATCTTTTGATAAGTATGTGGAAGTTGAACGTCTTGAGGGTGATAACAAGTATCATGCAGAAGAGCATGGATTGCAG GATGCTAAGAAGGGTGTCTTGTTTATTGACTTCCCTCCAGTCCTCCAACTCCAGCTGAAGAGGTTTGAATACGATTTTATGCGGGATACAATGGTGAAG ATAAATGATCGGTATGAGTTTCCGCTTCAACTAGACCTTGATAGGGAGAATGGCAAGTATCTATCGCCTGAAGCAGATAGGAGTGTTCGCAACCTTTACACACTTCATAG TGTGCTGGTACATAGCGGTGGTGTCCATGGTGGGCATTATTATGCCTTTATCAGACCAACCTTATCTGATCAGTG GTACAAATTTGACGACGAGCGTGTGACAAAAGAAGATACAAAGAGAGCATTAGAAGAGCAATATGGTGGTGAGGAAGAG TTGCCTCAGACAAACCCGGGCTTCAACAATACTCCCTTCAAGTTCACCAAATATTCTAATGCATATATGCTTGTGTACATCCGTGAAAGTGACAAGGAAAAGATAATTTGCAATGTGGATGAAAAAGACATAGCCGAACACCTTAGG ATAAGGTTGAAGAAAGAGcaggaggagaaggaagacAAGAGAAGATATAAAGCGCAGGCCCATCTCTATGCTATTATCAAG GTTGCACGAGATGTGGACCTTCAAGAACAAATAGGGAAGGATATCTATTTTGATCTTGTTGATCATGACAAAGTTCGCAGTTTTCGTATTCAGAAACAAATACCTTTTAATCTTTTCAAG GAGGAGGTTGCCAAGGAGTATGGCATACCAGTGCAATTTCAGCGGTTTTGGATTTGGGCAAAGCGACAAAATCACACGTATCGTCCTAATCGGCCATTGACTCCGCAAGAAGAAGCACAATCT GTTGGGCAGTTGAGGGAAGCGTCCAACAAAGCTAATAACGCAGAACTTAAGTTGTTTTTGGAAGTAGAGCTTGGATN GGATTTACATCCTATTATTCCAcctgagaaaaataaagacgatattcttcttttcttcaagcTTTATGATCCTGAGAAAGGAGAGCTGAG ATATGTAGGTAGGCTTTTTATGAAGAGTACAACAAAGCCTGTTGAAATTTTggataaactaaataaaatggcAGGCTTTGATCCTGATCAAGAGATTGAACTTTTTGAG GAAATAAAGTTTGAGCCTTGTGTCATGTGTGAACATCTAGATAAAAGGACTTCATTTCGACTAAGTCAG attGAGGATGGGGACATTATTTGCTTTCAGAAATCCCCTATTGATAGCGAAGAATGCAAGTACCCCGATGTTCCTTCATTTTTGGAGTATGTACATAATCGTCAG GTTGTTCATTTTCGAACTCTAGAAAAACCCAAGGAGGATGACTTTTGTATAGAACT GTCGAAAGTTCAAACTTATGATGAAGTTGTAGAAAAGTTGGCAGAACGAATTGGACTGGACGATCCATCCAAAATCAGATTGACTGCACATAATTGCTATTCTCAGCAACCTAAGCCACAGCCTATCAAATATCGGGGTGTAGATCATTTGTCAGATATGTTAGTACATTATAAccag ATGTCTGATATATTGTATTATGAAGTCCTGGACATTCCCCTTCCAGAATTGCAAGGTCTGAAAAATCTGAAGGTTGCTTTTCATCATTCCACAAAAGATGAG GTGGTTATTCACAATATTAGATTACCTAAACAGAGTACCGTTGGCGATGTTATTAATTTACTTAAAACAAAG GTTGAGTTATCTCATCCAGATGCGGAACTTAGATTACTAGAAGTTTTCTATCATAAGATCTATAAG ATCTTTCCACATAATGAAAGAATTGAGAATATAAATGACCAATACTGGACACTGCGTGTGGAGGAG ATCCCTGAAGAGGAGAAAAACCTTGGTCCTCAGGATCGTTTGATTCATGTGTACCACTTCAGCAAAGAGACGGCACAAAACCAAATG CAAGTTCAGAATTTTGGAGAACCTTTTTTCTTGGTCATTCATGAAGGTGAGACTTTGGCTGATGTGAAAGTTCGCATACAGAAGAAACTTCAAGTTCCAGATGAGGAGTTCTCCAAT TGGAAGTTTGCATTTTTCTCCCTGGGGCGGCCAGAATATCTGCAGGATTCCGACGTTGTCTCCAATCGGTTTCAG AGGAGAGACATTTATGGTGCTTGGGAACAGTACCTTGGGTTGGAGCATTCAGACACCACTCCCAAGAGGTCTTATGCTGTCAATCAT AACCGTGCCACATACGAGAAACCTGTGAAAATATATAACTGA
- the LOC111790964 gene encoding uncharacterized protein LOC111790964 isoform X2 produces the protein MGSVSLKIGDGTARFKRASICSSALNILMLISVITTNLFALYAFTYSPKDREVHSLNRAHKNFSVISEQVSLILREIEVSQKKLAQMEKEILGYQSIDLSRSNVADELKLFLQRHPLPLGKDSKSGITEMVASVGHSCEKSMDLLSQYMNYKVSGPCPDDWSLAQKLILRGCEPLPRRRCLAKSVPKVGLQPFPSSLWKPVSDKIVMWSGLGCKNFNCLNSKKLGRDCVGCFDLVNGFENQRFVKARGKNDFSIDDVLALTSGGIRIGFDIGGGSGTFAARMAEKNVTVITSTLNIDAPFSEFIAARGLFPLFLSLDHRFPFYDNVFDLVHASSALDIGGKPEKLEFLMFDIDRILRAGGLLWLDNFYCANDEKKKALTRLIERFGLKKLKWVIGEKSESGKSEVYLSAVLQKPVRV, from the exons ATGGGTTCCGTTTCTCTGAAAATTGGAGATGGAACCGCCAGATTCAAAAGGGCATCCATTTGTTCTTCAGCGCTGAACATTCTCATGCTCATTTCTGTAATCACCACGAATCTTTTCGCATTATACGCCTTCACTTACTCTCCCAAAGATCGCGAAGTTCATTCGCTTAATCGCGCACACAAGAACTTTTCTGTCATATCCGAGCAGGTATCTCTTATTCTCAGAGAGATCGAAGTTTCTCAGAAAAAGCTGGCTCAGATGGAAAAGGAAATTCTCGGATATCAGAGCATCGATCTCTCCAGATCCAATGTCGCAGACGAGCTCAAACTCTTCCTCCAGCGCCATCCGCTTCCTCTTGGCAAGGATTCGAAAAGTGGAATCACTGAAATGGTCGCATCTGTGGGGCATTCGTGTGAGAAATCGATGGACCT TTTGTCGCAGTATATGAATTACAAGGTCTCTGGACCTTGTCCCGACGATTGGAGCCTTGCTCAGAAGCTGATTCTTCGTGGATGTGAGCCCTTGCCGAGGCGGAGATGTTTGGCCAAATCTGTGCCAAAGGTAGGTTTACAACCTTTCCCTTCCTCTCTATGGAAACCTGTAAGTGATAAGATTGTTATGTGGAGTGGACTTGGAtgtaaaaatttcaattgtCTGAATAGTAAGAAATTAGGCAGAGATTGTGTCGGTTGCTTTGATTTGGTTAATGGATTTGAGAATCAGAGATTTGTGAAGGCCAGAGGGAAGAATGATTTTTCCATTGATGACGTTTTAGCTTTAACTAGTGGAGGAATCAGGATAGGCTTTGATATTGGTGGAGGGTCTGGGACTTTTGCTGCTAGAATGGCCGAGAAAAATGTCACTGTCATAACCTCTACACTGAATATTGATGCCCCATTCAGTGAATTCATTGCTGCAAGAGGATTGTTTCCTCTCTTTTTGAGTTTAGATCACAGATTCCCTTTCTACGACAATGTGTTTGATTTGGTTCATGCCTCAAGTGCATTGGACATTGGTGGAAAGCCTGAAAAATTGGAGTTCCTAATGTTCGACATCGATCGGATCTTAAGGGCGGGCGGATTGCTTTGGTTGGATAACTTCTATTGTGCCAatgatgagaagaaaaaagcttTAACACGCTTGATTGAGCggtttggattaaaaaaactGAAGTGGGTCATTGGGGAGAAATCCGAGTCAGGCAAATCTGAGGTTTATCTGTCTGCTGTTCTACAAAAGCCTGTAagagtatga
- the LOC111790964 gene encoding uncharacterized protein LOC111790964 isoform X1: MGSVSLKIGDGTARFKRASICSSALNILMLISVITTNLFALYAFTYSPKDREVHSLNRAHKNFSVISEQVSLILREIEVSQKKLAQMEKEILGYQSIDLSRSNVADELKLFLQRHPLPLGKDSKSGITEMVASVGHSCEKSMDLLSQYMNYKVSGPCPDDWSLAQKLILRGCEPLPRRRCLAKSVPKVGLQPFPSSLWKPVSDKIVMWSGLGCKNFNCLNSKKLGRDCVGCFDLVNGFENQRFVKARGKNDFSIDDVLALTSGGIRIGFDIGGGSGTFAARMAEKNVTVITSTLNIDAPFSEFIAARGLFPLFLSLDHRFPFYDNVFDLVHASSALDIGGKPEKLEFLMFDIDRILRAGGLLWLDNFYCANDEKKKALTRLIERFGLKKLKWVIGEKSESGKSEVYLSAVLQKPVRV; encoded by the exons ATGGGTTCCGTTTCTCTGAAAATTGGAGATGGAACCGCCAGATTCAAAAGGGCATCCATTTGTTCTTCAGCGCTGAACATTCTCATGCTCATTTCTGTAATCACCACGAATCTTTTCGCATTATACGCCTTCACTTACTCTCCCAAAGATCGCGAAGTTCATTCGCTTAATCGCGCACACAAGAACTTTTCTGTCATATCCGAGCAGGTATCTCTTATTCTCAGAGAGATCGAAGTTTCTCAGAAAAAGCTGGCTCAGATGGAAAAGGAAATTCTCGGATATCAGAGCATCGATCTCTCCAGATCCAATGTCGCAGACGAGCTCAAACTCTTCCTCCAGCGCCATCCGCTTCCTCTTGGCAAGGATTCGAAAAGTGGAATCACTGAAATGGTCGCATCTGTGGGGCATTCGTGTGAGAAATCGATGGACCTTTTGTCGCAGTATATGAATTACAAGGTCTCTGGACCTTGTCCCGACGATTGGAGCCTTGCTCAGAAGCTGATTCTTCGTGGATGTGAGCCCTTGCCGAGGCGGAGATGTTTGGCCAAATCTGTGCCAAAGGTAGGTTTACAACCTTTCCCTTCCTCTCTATGGAAACCTGTAAGTGATAAGATTGTTATGTGGAGTGGACTTGGAtgtaaaaatttcaattgtCTGAATAGTAAGAAATTAGGCAGAGATTGTGTCGGTTGCTTTGATTTGGTTAATGGATTTGAGAATCAGAGATTTGTGAAGGCCAGAGGGAAGAATGATTTTTCCATTGATGACGTTTTAGCTTTAACTAGTGGAGGAATCAGGATAGGCTTTGATATTGGTGGAGGGTCTGGGACTTTTGCTGCTAGAATGGCCGAGAAAAATGTCACTGTCATAACCTCTACACTGAATATTGATGCCCCATTCAGTGAATTCATTGCTGCAAGAGGATTGTTTCCTCTCTTTTTGAGTTTAGATCACAGATTCCCTTTCTACGACAATGTGTTTGATTTGGTTCATGCCTCAAGTGCATTGGACATTGGTGGAAAGCCTGAAAAATTGGAGTTCCTAATGTTCGACATCGATCGGATCTTAAGGGCGGGCGGATTGCTTTGGTTGGATAACTTCTATTGTGCCAatgatgagaagaaaaaagcttTAACACGCTTGATTGAGCggtttggattaaaaaaactGAAGTGGGTCATTGGGGAGAAATCCGAGTCAGGCAAATCTGAG GTTTATCTGTCTGCTGTTCTACAAAAGCCTGTAagagtatga
- the LOC111791756 gene encoding 40S ribosomal protein S5-like, whose translation MAEAVEVTQELIQPQYDVKLFNRWTFDDVQVNDMSLGDYIGVAPAKHATYVPHTAGRYSMKRFRKAQCPIVERLTNSLMMHGRNNGKKLMAVRIIKHAMEIIHLLTDLNPIQVIVDAVVNSGPREDATRIGSAGVVRRQAVDISPLRRVNQAIYLITTGAREAAFRNIKTIAECLADELINAAKGSSNSYAIKKKDEIERVAKANR comes from the exons ATGGCTGAAGCGGTCGAAGTGACTCAGGAACTAATCCAGCCTCAATACGACGTGAAGCTTTTCAATCGCTGGACCTTTGATGATGTCcag GTTAATGACATGTCTCTGGGGGATTACATTGGAGTTGCACCAGCCAAGCATGCGACCTATGTTCCACACACTGCAGGTCGATATTCCATGAAGCGTTTCAGGAAAGCTCAATGCCCAATTGTGGAGAGACTTACAAATTCGCTTATGATGCATGGCAGAAACAATGGAAAGAAACTAATGGCTGTGAGGATTATTAAGCATGCGATGGAGATTATTCATCTGCTAACTGATTTGAATCCAATTCAAGTTATTGTTGATGCTGTTGTTAACAG TGGACCCCGTGAAGATGCTACCCGAATTGGTTCAGCTGGTGTTGTTAGGCGTCAAGCTGTGGATATATCCCCTCTGCGACGTGTAAATCAAGCAATATACCTTATTACAACTGGTGCCCGTGAGGCTGCTTTCAGAAACATCAAGACTATTGCTGAATGTTTGGCTGATGAACTCATCAACGCAGCAAAGGGCTCATCAAACAG TTACGCCATCAAGAAAAAGGATGAGATTGAGAGAGTTGCAAAGGCCAATCGTTAA